From Streptomyces sp. HUAS MG91, the proteins below share one genomic window:
- a CDS encoding class I SAM-dependent methyltransferase, with protein MTDDCYAHPRLAAIYDALDTDRSDLALYLGMAQEFGARRVLDIGCGTGVFPLLLAGRGVDVVGVDPAAGSLDVARAKPGGERVSWILGDATALPPLRVDLATMTGNVAQGIVDPPAWRTTLRAAFDALRPGGRLAFETRVPAARAWERWTREHSHRETDVPGVGTVTTWVDVLDVSPPMVTFRWTYRFAADGLTLTSDSTLRFRDRVEVEQDLVSHGYVVEEVRDAPDRPGKEFVFVARRP; from the coding sequence ATGACCGACGACTGTTACGCGCATCCCCGGCTCGCGGCGATCTACGACGCGCTCGACACCGACCGGAGCGACCTCGCGCTCTACCTCGGGATGGCGCAGGAGTTCGGGGCGCGCCGGGTACTGGACATCGGCTGCGGCACGGGCGTGTTCCCGCTGCTGCTGGCCGGGCGGGGCGTCGATGTCGTCGGGGTGGATCCCGCCGCGGGCTCCCTCGACGTGGCCCGCGCCAAGCCGGGCGGCGAGCGGGTGAGCTGGATCCTCGGCGACGCGACGGCGCTGCCGCCGCTGCGCGTGGACCTCGCGACGATGACGGGGAACGTCGCCCAGGGCATCGTCGATCCGCCGGCCTGGCGGACGACGCTGCGGGCGGCCTTCGACGCGCTGCGCCCCGGGGGCCGGCTGGCCTTCGAGACCCGGGTGCCGGCCGCCCGGGCCTGGGAGCGGTGGACCCGGGAGCACTCCCACCGCGAGACGGATGTACCGGGGGTGGGCACGGTCACGACCTGGGTGGACGTCCTCGACGTGAGCCCGCCCATGGTGACGTTCCGCTGGACCTACCGCTTCGCGGCCGACGGCCTGACGCTCACCTCGGACTCGACGCTGCGCTTCCGGGACCGGGTGGAGGTGGAGCAGGACCTGGTCAGCCACGGTTACGTGGTGGAGGAGGTGCGGGACGCCCCGGACCGACCGGGCAAGGAGTTCGTGTTCGTGGCGCGGCGACCGTGA
- a CDS encoding NADP-dependent succinic semialdehyde dehydrogenase produces the protein MPIATVNPATGETLRTYDTLSPEAVEEKLSLASRTFDTYRTSTFFDRARLLQQAADLLEADAPDIARVMTTEMGKPVAAARAEATKCARTMRWYAQNAQDLLADEHPSDQDVKDSGAARALVRYRPLGVVLAVMPWNFPLWQVVRFAAPALMAGNVGLLKHASNVPQTALYLEDLFRRAGFPEGCFQTLLIGSGAVEGILRDERVAAATLTGSEPAGRSVAAIAGDEVKKTVLELGGSDPYVVMPSADVARAARTAVTARVQNNGQSCIAAKRFIVHEDVFEEFRDAFVAGMRELRVGDPLDEATDVGPLASEQGRKDLEELVDDAVESGATVLCGGQRPKDLADRGWFYEPTVLADVTPEMRIHREETFGPVATLYRVTGLDQAIEVANDTPFGLSSNLWTGDEADIDRFVQDSQAGGVFVNGMTASHPALPFGGAKRSGYGRELAGHGIKEFCNITTVWVGA, from the coding sequence ATGCCCATCGCGACGGTCAACCCCGCCACGGGCGAGACGCTGCGGACGTACGACACCCTCTCCCCCGAGGCCGTCGAGGAGAAGCTCTCCCTGGCGTCCCGCACGTTCGACACGTACCGCACGAGTACGTTCTTCGACCGGGCGCGCCTGCTCCAGCAGGCCGCCGATCTACTGGAGGCCGACGCCCCGGACATCGCCCGCGTCATGACGACGGAGATGGGCAAACCGGTGGCCGCGGCCCGCGCCGAGGCGACGAAGTGCGCCAGGACGATGCGCTGGTACGCGCAGAACGCGCAGGATCTGCTCGCCGACGAGCATCCGTCCGACCAGGACGTGAAGGACTCCGGCGCCGCCCGCGCCCTCGTCCGCTACCGGCCGCTGGGTGTGGTGCTCGCGGTGATGCCGTGGAACTTCCCGCTGTGGCAGGTGGTCCGGTTCGCCGCGCCCGCCCTGATGGCCGGGAACGTGGGCCTGCTCAAGCACGCGTCGAACGTGCCGCAGACCGCCCTCTACCTGGAGGACCTGTTCCGGCGCGCCGGTTTCCCCGAGGGCTGCTTCCAGACGCTGCTGATCGGATCCGGCGCGGTCGAGGGCATCCTGCGCGACGAGCGGGTGGCCGCCGCGACCCTGACCGGCAGCGAGCCGGCGGGCCGCTCGGTCGCCGCGATCGCCGGCGACGAGGTGAAGAAGACGGTGCTGGAGCTCGGCGGCAGCGACCCGTACGTGGTCATGCCGTCGGCGGACGTCGCGCGGGCCGCGCGGACGGCGGTGACGGCCCGGGTGCAGAACAACGGGCAGTCGTGCATCGCGGCGAAGCGGTTCATCGTGCACGAGGACGTCTTCGAGGAGTTCCGGGACGCGTTCGTGGCGGGGATGCGGGAGCTGCGCGTCGGGGACCCGCTGGACGAGGCGACGGACGTCGGGCCGCTCGCCAGCGAGCAGGGCCGCAAGGATCTGGAGGAGCTGGTCGACGATGCCGTCGAGAGCGGCGCGACCGTGCTGTGCGGCGGGCAGCGGCCCAAGGACCTCGCGGACCGCGGCTGGTTCTACGAGCCCACCGTGCTCGCCGATGTGACGCCGGAGATGCGCATCCACCGCGAGGAGACGTTCGGCCCGGTCGCGACCCTGTACCGGGTCACTGGCCTCGACCAGGCCATCGAGGTCGCCAACGACACGCCGTTCGGCCTGAGTTCGAACCTGTGGACCGGCGACGAGGCCGACATCGACCGGTTCGTGCAGGACAGTCAGGCGGGCGGCGTCTTCGTGAACGGCATGACGGCCTCGCATCCCGCGCTGCCGTTCGGTGGCGCCAAGCGCTCCGGATACGGCCGCGAGCTGGCGGGCCACGGCATCAAGGAGTTCTGCAACATCACGACGGTGTGGGTCGGGGCCTGA
- a CDS encoding SsgA family sporulation/cell division regulator — translation MPTTLPVTLDQPTRARLVSAGPAAPERPLTVGLRYASADPLAISLVFPAEATLTGTEVIWAFARSLLDEGLRTPAGAGDVHVWPSGRSRTVVELHAPGCLAVVQFGTSALRRFLRRTYALVAPGDEDLTEQVHRVLRALFGSDGGRAVT, via the coding sequence ATGCCGACCACCCTCCCCGTCACGCTGGACCAACCGACCCGCGCCCGGCTCGTCAGCGCGGGGCCCGCGGCGCCGGAGCGCCCTCTCACCGTCGGTCTGCGCTACGCCTCGGCCGACCCGCTGGCGATCAGCCTGGTGTTCCCGGCCGAGGCCACCCTCACCGGCACCGAGGTGATCTGGGCCTTCGCCCGCTCCCTCCTCGACGAGGGCCTGCGCACGCCCGCGGGCGCCGGCGACGTCCATGTGTGGCCGAGCGGCCGGAGCCGTACCGTCGTCGAACTGCACGCACCGGGCTGCCTGGCGGTCGTCCAGTTCGGCACCTCGGCGCTGCGGCGCTTCCTGCGGCGCACGTACGCGCTCGTGGCACCCGGCGACGAGGACCTGACGGAGCAGGTCCACCGCGTGCTCAGGGCGCTCTTCGGGTCCGACGGCGGCAGGGCCGTCACCTGA
- a CDS encoding glutathione peroxidase gives MSVYENTRIASLQGGDADLAQYEGRAVLIVNVASKCGLTPQYTALEELQKQYAARGFTVLGVPCNQFMGQEPGSADEIAEFCSATYGVTFPMTEKVDVNGADRHPLYAKLVETADAEGHSGDIRWNFEKFLVGRSGDVVARFSPQTVPDAPEVVAAIEKELGAA, from the coding sequence ATGTCTGTCTACGAGAACACCCGGATCGCCTCGCTCCAGGGCGGCGACGCCGACCTCGCCCAGTACGAAGGCCGGGCCGTCCTGATCGTCAATGTCGCGTCCAAGTGCGGCCTCACCCCGCAGTACACCGCGCTCGAAGAGCTCCAGAAGCAGTACGCGGCGCGGGGCTTCACCGTGCTGGGTGTGCCGTGCAACCAGTTCATGGGGCAGGAGCCCGGCAGCGCCGACGAGATCGCCGAGTTCTGCTCGGCCACGTACGGAGTCACCTTCCCGATGACGGAGAAGGTCGACGTCAACGGCGCCGACCGGCACCCGCTGTACGCGAAGCTCGTCGAGACCGCGGACGCCGAGGGGCACAGCGGTGACATCCGCTGGAACTTCGAGAAGTTCCTCGTCGGCCGGTCCGGCGATGTCGTGGCCCGCTTCTCGCCGCAGACGGTCCCGGACGCGCCCGAGGTCGTCGCCGCCATCGAGAAGGAACTCGGCGCCGCCTGA
- a CDS encoding class I SAM-dependent methyltransferase, with amino-acid sequence MRDLDSQVPYWDAVAATKTFTHPLHPPWLDRLGERAAVLDYGCGYGRTMEELARHGFADLTGVDSSPAMIERARSLHPAMRFGVLDAPPDLPFPDATFDAVLLFAVLTCVPGDDAQRRLIGELRRVLRPGGTLYLSDLPLQDDARNRGRYDRDADRFGGYGVFETSDGAVCRHHSREWLTALLAAFDTVATRTVAVATMNGHRSTGIQLLARVPAAGLR; translated from the coding sequence ATGCGTGACCTCGACAGCCAAGTCCCATACTGGGACGCGGTCGCCGCCACCAAGACGTTCACCCACCCCCTCCATCCGCCCTGGCTCGACCGGCTCGGAGAGCGCGCCGCCGTGCTCGACTACGGATGCGGTTACGGGCGCACCATGGAGGAGCTGGCGCGGCACGGCTTCGCCGACCTCACGGGCGTCGACAGCTCGCCCGCGATGATCGAGCGGGCCCGGAGCCTGCACCCCGCGATGCGGTTCGGCGTCCTGGACGCACCTCCGGATCTGCCCTTTCCGGACGCGACCTTCGACGCGGTACTGCTCTTCGCCGTGCTGACCTGCGTCCCGGGGGACGATGCCCAGCGGCGGCTGATCGGTGAACTGCGCCGTGTCCTCAGGCCCGGCGGAACCCTCTACCTCAGCGACCTCCCGCTCCAGGACGACGCACGCAATCGCGGCCGCTACGACCGCGACGCCGACCGCTTCGGCGGCTACGGAGTGTTCGAGACCTCCGACGGGGCGGTCTGCCGGCACCACTCGCGCGAGTGGCTCACCGCCCTGCTCGCCGCCTTCGACACCGTCGCCACCCGGACCGTCGCCGTGGCCACGATGAACGGGCACCGGTCGACCGGCATCCAGCTCCTCGCCCGCGTGCCCGCCGCCGGTCTCAGGTGA
- a CDS encoding cation:proton antiporter gives MHSAVFLIEFGAIILALGLLGRLAGRLSFSPIPLYLLAGLAFGEGGLLPLGASEEFVEIGSEIGVILLLLMLGLEYTASDLVNNLKTQYPAGLVDMTFNALPGAAAALLMGWGPVAAVVLAGVTWISSSGVIAKVLGDLGRLGNRETPVILSILVLEDLAMAVYLPIITALLAGVGWATGGLTLAIALGAAGLVLFCAVRFGRQISRFVSSDDPEKLLLVVLGLTILVAGLAQQLQVSAAVGAFLVGIALSGEVAEGAHQLLLPLRDLFAAVFFVFFGLHTDPASIPPVLLPALLLAVVTACTKIFTGYWAARRAGISLKGRWRAGGALVARGEFSIVIAGLAVTSGIEPRLGPLATAYVLILVIVGPLTARYTQPIAQRFFRMKTPEPVAVPAPRSAEEGAQVDEQIR, from the coding sequence ATGCATTCCGCTGTCTTCCTCATCGAGTTCGGTGCGATCATCCTGGCCCTCGGGCTGCTCGGGAGGCTGGCCGGGCGGCTGAGCTTCTCGCCGATCCCGCTCTATCTGCTGGCCGGTCTCGCGTTCGGCGAGGGCGGGCTGCTGCCGCTCGGCGCGAGCGAGGAGTTCGTGGAGATCGGCTCCGAGATCGGGGTCATCCTGCTGCTGCTGATGCTCGGGCTCGAATACACGGCGAGCGATCTCGTCAACAACCTCAAGACGCAGTACCCCGCGGGACTCGTCGACATGACGTTCAACGCCCTGCCGGGCGCGGCCGCCGCGCTGCTCATGGGCTGGGGTCCGGTCGCGGCGGTGGTGCTCGCCGGTGTCACCTGGATCTCGTCGAGCGGTGTCATCGCCAAGGTGCTCGGCGACCTCGGACGGCTCGGCAACCGCGAGACGCCGGTCATCCTGAGCATCCTCGTGCTCGAGGACCTGGCGATGGCCGTGTATCTGCCCATCATCACCGCCCTGCTGGCCGGGGTCGGCTGGGCGACGGGCGGTCTCACCCTCGCGATCGCGCTCGGCGCGGCGGGTCTGGTGCTGTTCTGCGCCGTCCGGTTCGGGCGGCAGATATCGCGGTTCGTGTCGAGCGACGACCCGGAGAAGCTGCTCCTGGTGGTGCTCGGCCTGACCATCCTGGTGGCCGGTCTCGCCCAGCAGCTGCAGGTCTCCGCCGCCGTCGGCGCGTTCCTCGTCGGCATCGCGCTGTCCGGCGAAGTGGCCGAGGGCGCGCACCAGTTGCTGCTGCCGCTGCGCGACCTGTTCGCGGCCGTCTTCTTCGTCTTCTTCGGGCTGCACACCGATCCGGCGAGCATTCCGCCGGTGCTGCTGCCCGCGCTGCTGCTGGCCGTGGTGACGGCCTGCACGAAGATCTTCACCGGGTACTGGGCCGCGCGACGGGCCGGGATCTCGCTGAAGGGCCGGTGGCGGGCCGGCGGCGCGCTCGTGGCGCGCGGCGAGTTCTCCATCGTCATCGCCGGCCTCGCCGTGACCTCGGGCATCGAACCCCGTCTGGGGCCGCTGGCGACCGCGTACGTGCTGATCCTCGTGATCGTGGGACCGCTCACCGCGCGGTACACGCAGCCGATCGCCCAGCGGTTCTTCCGCATGAAGACGCCGGAGCCCGTGGCCGTGCCGGCGCCGCGCAGCGCCGAGGAGGGCGCGCAGGTCGACGAGCAGATCCGCTGA
- a CDS encoding TrkA C-terminal domain-containing protein, producing the protein MPASRLSRTPLPGIGHRYDLTTREQRRLSVVAHRDGGRTLSAYQADDPDACALSMKLTSGEAAYLIDALMPSHHSPNLLHTTDLGLVAERIEIPGASYWNGRLLGETAMRTETGASIVAVLRRAEAIPSPAPDFRLAGGDTVIVIGTREGVEAAATILGRE; encoded by the coding sequence GTGCCCGCTTCACGGCTCAGCAGGACACCACTGCCAGGGATCGGCCATCGCTACGACCTGACCACCCGAGAACAGCGCCGTCTGTCGGTCGTCGCGCACCGGGACGGAGGCCGCACGCTCAGCGCGTACCAGGCCGACGACCCGGACGCGTGCGCCCTGTCGATGAAGCTGACCTCGGGCGAGGCGGCGTATCTCATCGACGCGCTGATGCCCTCGCACCACAGCCCGAACCTGCTCCACACCACCGATCTGGGTCTGGTGGCCGAACGGATCGAGATACCGGGGGCCTCCTACTGGAACGGCCGGCTGCTCGGCGAGACGGCGATGCGGACCGAGACCGGTGCGTCCATCGTGGCCGTGCTGCGCCGCGCCGAGGCGATCCCGTCCCCGGCCCCGGACTTCCGGCTCGCGGGCGGGGACACCGTCATCGTGATCGGTACCCGTGAGGGCGTCGAGGCGGCGGCCACGATCCTGGGGCGGGAGTGA
- a CDS encoding ABC transporter permease, with product MPVHVVAASTLLPVNATLAVVLVVLLLVAAGVAAVFRLAPDASWRRARDIAVAGVRAALQLGAVSLVIGWVVQHGAALLGFVLLMFAVAARTAGRRITPGRGWAWAALPVVAPVAPVVGALVGCGLLPARGIALIPVTGILIGGALTATVLAGRRALDELTARRGEVEACLAIGLLPHEARLEIARPAASDALLPGLDQTRTVGLVTLPGAFVGMLLGGASPVMAGAVQLFVLVALMAVQAIAVATTVELVARGRLRRPPAGV from the coding sequence GTGCCCGTTCACGTGGTTGCCGCGTCCACCCTCCTGCCCGTCAACGCCACGTTGGCGGTGGTCCTCGTCGTCCTGTTGCTGGTGGCCGCCGGGGTGGCCGCCGTCTTCCGGCTCGCGCCCGACGCCTCGTGGCGCCGCGCGCGGGACATCGCGGTGGCGGGGGTGCGGGCCGCGCTGCAACTGGGTGCGGTCTCGCTGGTGATCGGCTGGGTGGTGCAGCACGGGGCGGCGCTGCTCGGTTTCGTTCTGCTGATGTTCGCGGTGGCGGCGCGCACGGCGGGCCGCCGGATCACCCCGGGGCGCGGCTGGGCCTGGGCCGCGCTGCCGGTCGTGGCACCGGTGGCGCCGGTCGTCGGCGCCCTCGTCGGCTGCGGGCTGCTGCCGGCGCGGGGCATCGCGCTGATCCCGGTCACCGGCATTCTCATCGGCGGCGCGCTGACGGCGACGGTCCTGGCGGGGCGCCGCGCTCTCGACGAGCTCACGGCACGCCGGGGCGAGGTGGAGGCATGTCTGGCCATCGGGCTGCTCCCCCACGAGGCGCGCCTGGAGATAGCCCGCCCGGCGGCGTCGGACGCGCTGCTGCCCGGTCTCGACCAGACCCGCACGGTGGGTCTGGTCACGCTGCCCGGCGCCTTCGTCGGGATGCTGCTGGGCGGCGCGTCGCCGGTGATGGCGGGCGCGGTGCAGCTCTTCGTGCTGGTCGCCCTGATGGCGGTGCAGGCGATCGCGGTGGCGACGACGGTGGAACTGGTCGCGCGCGGCCGCCTGCGCCGTCCGCCGGCGGGCGTGTGA
- a CDS encoding GAF domain-containing protein, translating into MRGVPYEVYQVDSERLATAFVDVADASVRGGPQALATLVAYCVALLEVPSAAAVLKPPTGRVEVAASDNRGLRLERAALSWGEGPGADCRASAQPIRGVPLAHPYARANWPSYTAMARSLGFACVVAVPLRTADGAVGSLSLLSERTGPPGPLQLRLGQHLADATARGVQPHLLDS; encoded by the coding sequence ATGCGCGGAGTGCCGTACGAGGTGTACCAGGTGGACAGCGAACGGCTCGCGACGGCCTTCGTCGACGTGGCCGACGCCTCGGTGCGCGGCGGGCCGCAGGCCCTCGCGACACTCGTCGCCTACTGTGTCGCGCTGCTGGAGGTGCCGTCGGCGGCGGCCGTCCTCAAGCCGCCCACCGGACGGGTCGAGGTGGCCGCGTCCGACAACCGCGGGTTACGTCTGGAGCGGGCCGCGCTGTCGTGGGGCGAGGGTCCCGGCGCCGACTGCCGGGCCTCCGCGCAGCCGATCCGCGGGGTGCCGCTCGCGCACCCGTACGCGCGGGCCAACTGGCCGTCGTACACGGCGATGGCACGCTCGCTGGGGTTCGCGTGCGTGGTCGCGGTGCCGCTGCGCACCGCGGACGGGGCGGTCGGCTCGCTCAGTCTGCTGTCGGAGCGGACGGGACCACCGGGGCCCCTGCAACTACGTCTCGGCCAGCACCTCGCCGACGCCACGGCACGGGGCGTGCAGCCGCACCTGCTCGACTCCTGA
- a CDS encoding MFS transporter, protein MDRTPESATAADVGTGTPSAGGGGVPYAGGGNHEHRWLILGVIGLAQLMVVLDATIVNIALPSAQKDLGFSDGNRQWIVTAYALAFGSLLLLGGRVADLVGRKAIFLTGLVGFAAASALGGAATSFGMLVFARALQGLFGALLAPAALSLLTTTFTDPKERAKAFGIYGAIAGAGGAVGLLLGGVLTEYLDWRWCLYVNLVFAVIALLGGARLLHGGRPADRPKLDVPGTILVSVGLFCIVYGFSNAETHDWGDVLTWGFLVVGVVLLAAFAWWETRAEHPLLPLRVILDRDRGASYLAMFISGAGMFGVFLFLTYYLQQILQYSPVLTGVAFLPMVACMVVSSVIATNYLVPRLGPKPIVPLGMALAAAGMAWLTALDLDSSYAPHVLPPLLVAGIGLGLIFATAMNLATAGIAAHDAGVASAMVNTSQQVGGSIGTALLNTLATSAATNYLVGKQPSPQVQAKAAMESYSTAYTWSAIFFAVGFVVTLVLYRAGPPRQMSGGDGAVHM, encoded by the coding sequence ATGGATCGCACGCCCGAATCTGCCACCGCCGCCGACGTCGGCACCGGAACCCCGTCCGCGGGCGGAGGTGGCGTTCCGTACGCAGGCGGCGGCAACCACGAACACCGATGGCTGATCCTCGGTGTCATCGGGCTCGCTCAGCTGATGGTGGTGCTCGACGCGACGATCGTGAACATCGCCCTGCCCTCGGCGCAGAAGGATCTGGGGTTCTCGGACGGGAACCGGCAGTGGATCGTCACCGCCTACGCCCTGGCGTTCGGCAGCCTGCTGCTGCTCGGCGGGCGCGTCGCCGACCTGGTGGGCCGCAAGGCCATCTTCCTGACCGGTCTCGTCGGGTTCGCCGCGGCCTCGGCGCTGGGCGGCGCCGCGACGAGCTTCGGCATGCTGGTGTTCGCCCGGGCGCTCCAGGGTCTGTTCGGCGCGCTGCTGGCGCCGGCCGCGCTGTCGCTGCTGACGACGACGTTCACGGACCCGAAGGAGCGCGCGAAGGCGTTCGGCATCTACGGCGCCATCGCGGGTGCGGGCGGCGCCGTGGGTCTGCTGCTGGGCGGTGTGCTCACGGAGTACCTGGACTGGCGCTGGTGCCTGTACGTGAACCTGGTGTTCGCCGTGATCGCCCTGCTGGGCGGGGCGCGGCTGCTGCACGGCGGCCGGCCCGCGGACCGGCCGAAGCTGGACGTGCCCGGCACGATCCTGGTGTCGGTCGGTCTGTTCTGCATCGTGTACGGCTTCAGCAACGCGGAGACGCACGACTGGGGCGATGTGCTGACCTGGGGCTTCCTCGTGGTCGGTGTGGTCCTCCTCGCCGCGTTCGCGTGGTGGGAGACGCGTGCCGAGCATCCGCTGCTGCCGCTGCGGGTGATCCTGGACCGGGACCGCGGCGCGTCCTATCTCGCGATGTTCATCTCCGGCGCGGGCATGTTCGGCGTGTTCCTGTTCCTGACGTACTACTTGCAGCAGATCCTGCAGTACTCGCCGGTGCTCACGGGTGTCGCGTTCCTGCCGATGGTGGCCTGCATGGTCGTCTCGTCGGTCATCGCCACCAACTACCTCGTCCCCCGGCTCGGCCCGAAGCCGATCGTGCCGCTCGGCATGGCGCTGGCGGCCGCCGGCATGGCCTGGCTGACGGCGCTCGATCTCGACAGCAGCTACGCGCCGCACGTGCTGCCGCCGCTGCTCGTGGCCGGTATCGGTCTCGGTCTGATCTTCGCGACCGCCATGAACCTGGCCACGGCCGGGATCGCCGCGCACGACGCGGGCGTCGCCTCCGCGATGGTCAACACCAGCCAGCAGGTGGGCGGTTCGATCGGCACGGCCCTGCTCAACACGCTCGCCACGAGCGCCGCCACGAACTATCTGGTCGGCAAGCAGCCCAGCCCGCAGGTGCAGGCGAAGGCCGCGATGGAGAGCTACTCGACCGCGTACACATGGTCCGCGATCTTCTTCGCGGTGGGCTTCGTGGTCACACTGGTGCTCTACCGTGCCGGACCGCCCCGGCAGATGTCCGGCGGCGACGGCGCCGTGCACATGTAG
- a CDS encoding ATP-dependent DNA ligase, whose protein sequence is MLFARLAQVSQDVAATSARTRKIALLAELFRDASADDVPIVIPYLAGRLPQGRLGIGWRVIGDPVAPADRPRLTVRDVDAALSALKDVSGTGSQTRRKHLVAELMGAATADEQRFLVGLVTGEVRQGALDAVALEGLARATDTPSADVRRAVMLAGGLQPVARALLADGPGALDAFRLTVGRPVLPMLAHSAATVGDALDKLGACAVEEKLDGIRVQVHRDGDEVRVFTRTLDDITERLPEVVLAVREFAGERFILDGEVIALDGTGRPRAFQEVAGRVGSRVDVARAAEELPLSPVFFDVLYAETEEDGRAGGPDLLDLPYGERHAHLVRLVPEPMRVRRYVVEDGSAEEQRAAAERFFADTLARGHEGVVVKELPAPYGAGRRGASWLKVKPVHTLDLVVLAAEWGHGRRTGKLSNLHLGARRDDGSYAMLGKTFKGLTDVLLAWQTERLRELAVEDDGHVVTVRPELVVEIAYDGLQRSTRYPAGVTLRFARVVRYRDDKTAEQADTVDTVLAAHPHLLDAGTDT, encoded by the coding sequence ATGCTCTTCGCCCGGCTCGCTCAGGTGTCCCAGGACGTTGCCGCCACCTCGGCCCGCACCCGGAAGATCGCGCTGCTCGCCGAGTTGTTCCGGGACGCCTCGGCCGACGACGTGCCGATCGTCATCCCGTATCTGGCGGGACGCCTTCCCCAGGGGCGGCTCGGGATCGGCTGGCGGGTGATCGGCGACCCGGTGGCGCCCGCCGACCGGCCGCGGCTGACCGTGCGGGACGTGGACGCCGCGCTGAGCGCCCTGAAAGACGTCTCCGGGACCGGATCACAGACGCGGCGCAAGCACTTGGTGGCGGAGTTGATGGGCGCGGCCACCGCGGACGAGCAGCGGTTCCTCGTCGGGCTGGTCACCGGTGAGGTGCGTCAGGGCGCCCTGGACGCGGTGGCGCTCGAAGGGCTCGCCCGGGCGACGGACACCCCCTCGGCCGACGTGCGGCGCGCGGTGATGCTCGCGGGCGGCCTGCAACCGGTGGCCCGGGCGCTGCTCGCGGACGGACCCGGCGCGCTCGACGCGTTCCGGCTGACCGTGGGCCGCCCGGTGCTGCCGATGCTGGCGCACAGCGCGGCGACGGTCGGCGACGCGCTCGACAAGCTCGGGGCGTGCGCGGTCGAGGAGAAGCTCGACGGCATCCGGGTCCAGGTGCACCGGGACGGCGACGAGGTCCGCGTCTTCACCCGCACGCTCGACGACATCACCGAGCGGCTGCCCGAAGTGGTCCTCGCGGTGCGGGAGTTCGCGGGTGAGCGGTTCATCCTCGACGGCGAGGTCATCGCCCTCGACGGCACCGGCAGGCCGCGCGCCTTCCAGGAGGTGGCCGGACGCGTCGGCTCGCGGGTCGACGTGGCCCGCGCCGCCGAGGAGCTCCCCCTCTCCCCCGTCTTCTTCGACGTGCTTTACGCCGAGACGGAGGAGGACGGACGGGCGGGCGGACCCGATCTGCTGGATCTGCCGTACGGCGAGCGGCACGCACACCTCGTACGGCTGGTGCCGGAGCCGATGCGGGTGCGGCGGTACGTCGTCGAGGACGGCTCCGCCGAGGAACAGCGCGCGGCGGCCGAGCGGTTCTTCGCCGACACCCTCGCCCGCGGGCACGAAGGTGTCGTCGTCAAAGAGCTGCCCGCGCCGTACGGCGCGGGCCGCCGCGGCGCGTCCTGGCTGAAGGTGAAGCCGGTGCACACCCTGGACCTGGTGGTGCTGGCCGCCGAGTGGGGGCACGGGCGGCGCACCGGCAAGCTCTCCAACCTGCACCTCGGAGCCCGGCGCGACGACGGCTCGTACGCGATGCTCGGCAAGACGTTCAAGGGGCTCACCGACGTGCTGCTGGCCTGGCAGACCGAGCGGCTGCGGGAGCTGGCCGTCGAGGACGACGGGCACGTGGTCACCGTCCGCCCGGAACTGGTCGTCGAGATCGCCTACGACGGCCTCCAGCGGTCGACGCGCTATCCGGCGGGTGTCACTCTGCGGTTCGCGCGTGTCGTGCGGTACCGCGACGACAAGACGGCCGAGCAGGCCGACACGGTCGACACCGTGCTCGCCGCGCACCCGCACCTCCTCGACGCGGGAACGGACACCTGA
- a CDS encoding NUDIX domain-containing protein, which produces MVTRRSAGILLFRRTPDGPEVMLGHMGGPFWEHRDAGAWSVPKGEYGDDETPWDAARREFQEELGLPAPAGAPLPLGEVVQSGGKHVIVWAVEGDLDPADMVPGTFTMEWPRGSGRSAEFPELDRAAWFGLEAARAVIVRAQAAFLVRLAEQV; this is translated from the coding sequence ATGGTCACCAGACGCAGCGCCGGAATCCTGCTCTTCCGCCGGACACCGGACGGACCCGAAGTGATGCTCGGGCACATGGGCGGCCCCTTCTGGGAGCACCGCGACGCGGGCGCCTGGTCGGTCCCCAAGGGCGAGTACGGGGACGACGAGACGCCCTGGGACGCGGCCCGGCGCGAGTTCCAGGAGGAGCTGGGGCTGCCCGCGCCCGCCGGGGCGCCGCTGCCGCTCGGCGAGGTGGTCCAGTCCGGCGGCAAGCACGTGATCGTGTGGGCGGTGGAGGGCGATCTCGATCCGGCGGACATGGTGCCGGGCACCTTCACCATGGAGTGGCCGCGCGGCAGCGGCCGGAGCGCCGAGTTCCCGGAGCTGGACCGGGCGGCCTGGTTCGGCCTGGAGGCGGCGCGGGCGGTGATCGTGCGGGCGCAGGCGGCGTTCCTGGTCCGGCTCGCGGAGCAGGTCTGA